A portion of the Leptospira noumeaensis genome contains these proteins:
- a CDS encoding SCO family protein, with product MNIRFSFFLCLLFGTGVLYAYDPHSNLTRDNKLPKELENIGFSDVTGKSLNLDIPFRDESGKTIKFSDFLAKGKPILLSPVYFKCPTLCNFHLNGVFQGLKALDWTLGKEYQYIAVSIDPKENESVAFPKKGAYLKEYGREGAESGLHLLTGTQESIDALTKQLDFRYAWDAEAKQYIHASGVYVLTPEGKVSRIFQGIQLEPRDLKFAFLEASSGKIGSFVDKFALFCFQFDPRKNKYTIYAYRMMQFGGAVTLLLLGAFLYINWRKITNNNRQGVT from the coding sequence GTGAACATTAGATTTTCTTTTTTCCTTTGTTTGTTATTCGGAACTGGTGTTTTGTATGCGTATGATCCCCATTCCAATCTAACTCGGGACAACAAACTCCCGAAAGAACTAGAAAATATTGGATTTTCTGATGTCACGGGGAAGTCTCTGAACCTCGACATTCCGTTTCGCGATGAATCTGGGAAAACCATTAAGTTTTCAGATTTTCTTGCAAAAGGGAAACCAATCCTACTTTCTCCCGTTTACTTTAAGTGTCCCACTCTTTGTAATTTTCACCTAAACGGTGTTTTCCAAGGATTGAAGGCTCTCGATTGGACTCTTGGCAAAGAATACCAATACATTGCGGTATCCATTGACCCGAAAGAAAACGAATCGGTTGCCTTTCCCAAAAAGGGAGCTTATTTGAAAGAATATGGCAGAGAAGGGGCAGAATCTGGCCTCCATCTCCTGACAGGAACTCAAGAATCTATCGATGCTCTGACCAAACAGTTGGACTTTCGGTACGCTTGGGACGCGGAAGCAAAACAATATATCCACGCGAGTGGGGTTTATGTTTTGACTCCCGAAGGAAAGGTTTCGCGAATCTTCCAAGGAATCCAATTGGAACCACGGGATTTGAAATTTGCCTTCTTAGAGGCATCTTCTGGGAAGATTGGGAGTTTTGTAGACAAGTTTGCTTTATTTTGCTTTCAATTTGATCCAAGAAAAAATAAATATACGATATACGCATACAGGATGATGCAATTCGGGGGGGCGGTCACCTTACTCCTTCTCGGTGCGTTTTTATACATAAACTGGCGAAAAATAACAAATAACAACCGTCAAGGAGTCACATAG
- a CDS encoding heme o synthase: MFRLWNQLTKPRVTVLVLATVLPGMYLGTTGYPSLLEISITLFGTYLMSSASFILNQYIERERDAVMYRTKQRPIPAGEISPTFALVLGVVVAIVAFVILTYYINLLTAVCALSALLLYVFLYTIWLKPRTEQNIVIGGISGCIGPLIGYAAMANALPLQAWIMFLMIFLWTPAHFWALAIFLKDDYEFAGIPMMPVVSGIEKTVNQIFLYAIAYSISVLGFYFVDERMGFLFLGSAIFLTILILTFAYFLKRSKDKILAKRFFFFSIFHLFLVSLAIVIDSKI; the protein is encoded by the coding sequence ATGTTCCGTTTGTGGAACCAACTCACAAAACCTAGAGTTACTGTACTCGTCCTTGCTACCGTCCTTCCGGGTATGTATTTAGGAACTACGGGTTATCCGAGTCTACTCGAAATATCAATCACACTTTTTGGAACTTATTTGATGAGTTCTGCATCTTTTATCCTCAATCAATACATTGAAAGAGAAAGAGATGCAGTGATGTATAGAACCAAACAAAGACCCATTCCTGCGGGGGAAATTTCACCAACCTTTGCATTAGTTTTAGGTGTGGTGGTTGCGATTGTAGCTTTTGTTATTTTAACTTACTATATCAATCTCCTAACGGCCGTTTGCGCCCTATCAGCTTTACTTTTATATGTGTTTTTGTATACGATTTGGCTAAAACCAAGAACCGAACAAAACATTGTGATTGGTGGGATTTCTGGATGTATTGGTCCACTTATTGGATATGCAGCCATGGCAAATGCGCTCCCTCTCCAAGCTTGGATCATGTTTTTAATGATCTTTCTTTGGACACCGGCACATTTTTGGGCTCTTGCTATCTTTTTAAAAGATGATTATGAATTTGCAGGGATTCCGATGATGCCTGTTGTGTCCGGAATTGAAAAAACAGTGAATCAAATCTTTCTTTATGCGATTGCCTATTCCATTTCTGTACTTGGATTTTACTTCGTAGATGAAAGAATGGGATTTTTGTTTTTAGGTTCTGCAATTTTTCTTACTATTTTAATTTTGACCTTCGCTTATTTTTTAAAACGTTCGAAGGACAAAATACTTGCCAAACGGTTTTTCTTTTTTAGTATCTTTCACTTATTTTTGGTGAGTTTGGCCATCGTCATCGACTCCAAAATCTAG
- a CDS encoding cytochrome c oxidase subunit 3 family protein produces the protein MTSVSSSSEFQHQHHFKSAEHQYASSKQGIWLFLCTEILMFGGLFVGYLIYHSLYPTVFKNGSETLDWKMGAVNTVVLLVSSFTMAAAINYVQRGLHKIAAIMLALTIACAGAFMVIKYFEYSHKFHVGTVPGKFSLVDPSCGAGGKRAECESKISALLKNPAELEKNHVSAEEVSRLKAVISQPKWEMFYGFYFVMTGLHGVHVVAGALLIFWIFIKTLRRKVGPEYYTPVEGVGLFWHVVDLVWIYLFPLLYLVG, from the coding sequence ATGACTTCCGTTAGTTCTTCAAGTGAATTTCAACACCAACACCATTTTAAGAGTGCAGAACACCAATATGCCTCTTCCAAACAAGGAATCTGGTTATTCCTTTGCACAGAAATCCTTATGTTCGGTGGCCTATTCGTAGGTTACCTAATTTACCATTCTCTTTACCCAACCGTTTTCAAAAATGGTTCGGAAACATTAGATTGGAAAATGGGAGCGGTGAACACCGTTGTGCTTCTCGTTAGTTCCTTTACGATGGCTGCGGCGATTAACTACGTTCAACGTGGATTACACAAAATCGCAGCGATTATGTTAGCTTTAACGATTGCTTGTGCTGGTGCCTTCATGGTGATCAAATACTTCGAATATAGCCACAAGTTCCATGTAGGAACTGTTCCCGGTAAATTTTCGTTAGTTGATCCTTCTTGTGGTGCGGGTGGAAAAAGAGCTGAGTGTGAATCTAAGATTTCTGCTCTTCTTAAAAACCCTGCTGAACTTGAAAAAAACCATGTGAGCGCAGAAGAAGTTTCTCGTTTGAAAGCAGTGATTTCTCAACCAAAATGGGAAATGTTCTACGGTTTTTACTTTGTCATGACTGGTCTTCACGGGGTACACGTGGTAGCTGGTGCTCTCCTTATCTTCTGGATTTTCATTAAAACTCTAAGAAGAAAAGTTGGACCTGAATACTACACTCCTGTAGAAGGTGTGGGTCTTTTCTGGCACGTTGTGGACTTGGTATGGATTTACCTCTTCCCACTTCTTTATTTAGTAGGATAA
- the coxB gene encoding cytochrome c oxidase subunit II: MSWSSLIPATSFMPIQATEIAKEVDLLYAFLIISSLVSFVILIGGMTWFLIKFKRTSLDQKSAYITHNNFAEFLWSFIPLIIMMGIFYWGMVIFEKLRTPPEDIAAEIHVTGEQWAWTYRYANGKEFYSSANDPMIVPAGKATKLILTSKDVIHSFYVPAFRTKQDAVPGKLTQLWFEPKQPGEYIVFCTEYCGTKHSGMMIKIKAIPSEEYAAWYHAEKKGADSPADLGKTLFAQKACASCHSIDGARIVGPTMKGLFGSSRKFADGSQTKADENYLRESILVSSAKIVEGYPPAMPVFQGQLSDEDVANLIEYIKSIK, from the coding sequence ATGTCTTGGAGCAGTCTCATTCCAGCGACCTCGTTCATGCCTATCCAGGCGACGGAAATTGCAAAAGAAGTTGATCTTCTTTACGCGTTTCTGATCATTTCCAGCCTTGTTTCGTTTGTCATCTTGATTGGTGGAATGACATGGTTCCTCATCAAGTTCAAACGTACAAGTTTAGACCAGAAATCCGCATACATTACTCACAATAATTTTGCAGAATTTCTTTGGTCGTTCATCCCTCTCATCATCATGATGGGGATTTTCTACTGGGGTATGGTTATCTTCGAAAAACTGAGAACCCCTCCAGAAGACATAGCTGCGGAAATTCATGTTACTGGTGAGCAGTGGGCGTGGACTTATCGTTATGCGAACGGAAAAGAATTTTATAGCTCTGCAAACGATCCTATGATTGTTCCTGCAGGTAAGGCCACAAAACTCATCCTCACTTCAAAAGACGTAATTCATAGTTTCTATGTTCCTGCTTTCCGAACCAAACAAGATGCGGTTCCAGGAAAACTCACTCAACTTTGGTTCGAACCAAAACAACCAGGTGAATACATCGTATTCTGTACTGAATATTGCGGAACGAAACACTCTGGTATGATGATTAAAATCAAAGCCATTCCTTCTGAGGAATATGCGGCTTGGTATCATGCAGAGAAAAAAGGTGCGGACTCTCCGGCCGATCTAGGAAAGACATTATTTGCTCAAAAAGCTTGTGCGTCTTGCCACTCGATCGATGGAGCAAGAATTGTTGGACCTACGATGAAGGGACTTTTTGGTTCTAGCCGAAAGTTTGCTGACGGTAGCCAAACCAAAGCCGACGAAAACTACCTTCGTGAATCCATCCTTGTTTCTTCTGCGAAGATTGTGGAAGGATACCCACCAGCAATGCCGGTATTCCAAGGACAACTTTCTGACGAAGACGTTGCCAACCTAATTGAATATATCAAATCCATTAAATAA
- a CDS encoding SpoIIE family protein phosphatase, whose product MNFRWIGIVWCLALVTCNPKEVPPQVEKGVLSAESYLKDQTKTIELVGEWGYYPGLLISPLELSSVETIREPHFFKVPGIWSDSFFHRGFLAGDGYATFSLEIQHGQKGVPLSLKVPEMETAYNLFVDGVRLASNGVVATSYQTGKPEYRPRIIDFIPKENQTSVILQISNYHHRKGGPAQIITIGNTSEIHHQYESDILRDMLLVGSILFMGIYHLFLYRNRKKDPFTYWFALTCLLVALRVFITGNKYLIQIFPNLPWEIHLKLSYLSFFLITPIFTRYVYLLFKPYYSRLAYEFLKYVGFAFCFIVLVTRSSFYTYLMIPFQIFTLIGVVYTFFAIIRAIRDSFPGSIYFLISFAIFIASFINDILVNNLVIYGPLTIHFGIFTMFFVQSVYIARNFSKGFVDAENLAIELSDKNQTLQKVQNQLTDLNERLETRVKDKTIELQSKLDQIGKDMKLAKSIIQSVTKLPELDPHLKVDILYKPIAEVGGDIYFIKRIQDFYYRFFLADATGHGLQAALYTMMIQSEFERVSAVAMRPNDLLFYMNQHFYDKNADLQIYFPALVMDFDFHQGILRYAGGGVQNQIHMKKVGNTTIIENTGPIIGILEHYRYGIFESKVESGDRIFLFTDGLFEELNESDGTKAWGDLLEVIQKTVTLPFEELVPSIKTMLFQKMDKSYWKDDSALICIEIT is encoded by the coding sequence ATGAATTTCCGTTGGATCGGGATTGTTTGGTGTTTGGCACTTGTTACGTGTAATCCGAAAGAAGTGCCTCCCCAAGTGGAAAAGGGAGTTCTATCGGCCGAGTCGTACTTAAAAGATCAGACAAAAACCATAGAACTTGTGGGTGAGTGGGGGTATTACCCGGGACTCCTGATTTCCCCACTGGAACTTTCCTCTGTGGAAACGATTCGGGAACCACATTTTTTTAAGGTCCCTGGAATCTGGTCGGATTCTTTTTTCCATCGCGGTTTCCTTGCAGGTGATGGGTATGCCACATTTAGCCTCGAAATCCAACATGGACAAAAAGGGGTTCCACTTTCTTTAAAAGTTCCTGAAATGGAAACCGCCTATAACTTGTTTGTTGATGGTGTTCGGTTGGCATCAAACGGTGTGGTGGCAACTTCCTACCAAACAGGAAAACCTGAATACAGACCAAGAATCATTGATTTTATCCCGAAAGAAAACCAAACTTCCGTTATCTTGCAAATCTCAAACTACCACCACAGGAAAGGTGGGCCTGCCCAGATAATTACAATTGGAAACACATCTGAAATTCACCATCAGTATGAATCTGATATCTTACGAGATATGTTACTTGTTGGTAGCATTTTGTTTATGGGAATCTACCATTTGTTTCTGTATCGGAACCGGAAAAAAGATCCTTTTACTTATTGGTTTGCCTTGACTTGTCTTTTAGTAGCACTACGGGTATTCATTACTGGAAATAAATATTTAATCCAAATTTTTCCAAACTTACCTTGGGAAATACATTTAAAACTCAGTTACCTCAGTTTCTTTTTAATCACTCCTATTTTTACCAGATATGTTTATCTACTTTTTAAACCTTATTATTCTCGACTAGCTTATGAATTTCTTAAATATGTAGGTTTTGCTTTTTGTTTTATCGTTCTTGTGACGAGGTCATCGTTTTACACGTATTTGATGATACCGTTCCAAATTTTTACTTTGATTGGAGTTGTTTACACTTTTTTTGCCATCATCCGAGCCATCCGTGATTCCTTTCCTGGGTCTATATATTTTCTCATAAGTTTTGCTATCTTTATCGCAAGTTTTATCAATGATATTTTAGTAAATAACCTTGTCATTTATGGACCGCTCACCATCCACTTTGGAATTTTTACTATGTTTTTCGTTCAATCTGTATATATAGCCCGAAACTTTTCGAAAGGGTTCGTGGATGCAGAAAACTTGGCCATAGAACTTTCTGATAAAAACCAAACCTTACAAAAAGTACAAAATCAACTGACCGATTTAAATGAAAGATTGGAAACAAGGGTAAAAGACAAAACAATAGAACTCCAAAGTAAATTGGATCAAATTGGAAAGGATATGAAACTCGCAAAGTCTATCATCCAAAGTGTTACCAAACTTCCAGAATTAGATCCTCATTTGAAAGTGGATATTTTATACAAACCAATTGCAGAAGTTGGTGGTGACATCTATTTTATAAAACGGATTCAAGACTTTTATTATCGTTTTTTTCTGGCTGATGCCACTGGTCATGGTTTACAAGCTGCCCTTTATACCATGATGATCCAATCTGAGTTTGAACGTGTATCCGCAGTTGCTATGCGCCCGAATGATTTGTTGTTTTATATGAACCAACATTTTTACGATAAAAATGCTGACTTACAAATTTATTTTCCAGCTCTCGTGATGGATTTTGATTTCCACCAAGGCATTCTTCGTTATGCGGGAGGTGGTGTTCAAAATCAAATCCATATGAAGAAAGTTGGAAATACCACCATTATAGAAAACACAGGCCCTATCATTGGAATTTTAGAACATTACCGGTATGGAATTTTTGAATCAAAAGTAGAATCAGGAGATAGGATCTTTTTGTTTACGGACGGGTTATTTGAGGAATTAAATGAATCGGATGGAACGAAAGCCTGGGGCGATTTATTAGAAGTCATCCAGAAAACCGTCACTTTGCCATTCGAAGAACTGGTTCCTTCTATTAAAACTATGTTGTTCCAAAAAATGGATAAATCCTATTGGAAAGATGACTCCGCTCTCATTTGTATTGAAATCACCTAA
- a CDS encoding cytochrome C oxidase subunit IV family protein, which yields MEYVINYGLYFIALVAVFTPILGFGIFAPGIAKATIVGFIINWFGQFFQTNRYAKFTEENKDNKLLKFVLGDEDHKEDHASASMWVEDGEEEEEHHEHHVISIKTYVYVLLALFFGTFVTVWVAQYDLGKWNMIVAMAVATCKAFFVLAYFMHLKYDNMLNRVIFLSAFAFLALLFAFSFGDIISRIAPTTEF from the coding sequence ATGGAATACGTAATCAATTACGGACTTTACTTCATCGCCCTCGTTGCAGTTTTCACTCCAATTCTTGGATTTGGAATCTTTGCTCCTGGGATTGCAAAAGCTACTATTGTAGGATTCATCATCAATTGGTTTGGTCAGTTTTTCCAAACAAATCGTTATGCGAAGTTTACAGAAGAAAACAAAGACAACAAATTGTTAAAATTTGTTTTAGGTGATGAAGATCACAAAGAAGATCATGCTTCTGCTTCCATGTGGGTAGAAGATGGTGAAGAGGAAGAAGAACACCACGAACACCATGTAATTTCTATCAAAACTTATGTGTATGTTCTTTTGGCGCTTTTCTTCGGAACTTTTGTAACCGTTTGGGTAGCACAATACGATTTAGGAAAGTGGAACATGATTGTAGCCATGGCGGTTGCTACTTGTAAAGCTTTCTTCGTGTTAGCTTATTTCATGCACTTAAAGTATGATAATATGCTAAACCGAGTCATTTTCCTTTCTGCGTTTGCCTTTTTGGCATTGTTGTTTGCATTTTCTTTTGGAGATATTATCTCTAGAATTGCGCCCACAACTGAGTTCTAG
- the ctaD gene encoding cytochrome c oxidase subunit I, translating into MSSAHTKTEHGHTDHNYLNHGSGIWSWMTTLDHKRIGLMYFATVATLFLIGGFFALGIRLHLAKFGAEPLLDPDTYNKFMTFHGAIMVFMVIIPGIPAFLGNFVLPIQLGAKDVAFPRLNLASYYIFIAGAAIAASSMIFNQVDTGWTFYTPYSTAKTSNGVILLVLGAFTMGFSSILTGLNFIVTTHKLRAPGMTMDRIPLMIWALYSTSIIQILATPILAITLLLIGAEKTLGVGIFDPDLGGDPVLFQHFFWFYSHPAVYIMILPAMGVISELITAFSKKTIFGYRAIAYSSVAIAAVSFLVWGHHMFVSGQSTLAGIIFSIITMFVGVPTAIKLFNWISTMYRGTVTFEAPMLFALGFMFLFTIGGLTGVFLASTGMDVHFHDTYFVVAHFHYVMVGGTLMALMGGIYYWFPKMFGRMTSDLGGRISWVLIFTGFNVTFFPQFVLGAMGMPRRYFDYLPEYTNLNQISTVGSWLIGLGFLVGLITIIHGIFKGEKATDNPWGAKTLEWQTSSPPPHENFTTTPTVTAGPYDFR; encoded by the coding sequence ATGAGTTCAGCACATACAAAAACCGAACATGGCCACACTGACCATAATTATCTGAACCACGGATCTGGAATCTGGTCTTGGATGACCACTCTGGACCACAAACGCATTGGTCTTATGTACTTTGCAACAGTAGCTACCCTTTTCTTAATTGGTGGTTTCTTTGCTTTAGGAATTCGTCTGCACTTAGCAAAATTTGGTGCAGAACCACTTTTGGATCCAGACACTTATAACAAGTTTATGACCTTCCATGGTGCCATTATGGTATTTATGGTAATCATTCCTGGAATTCCTGCTTTCCTTGGAAACTTTGTTCTCCCGATCCAACTCGGTGCCAAAGACGTTGCTTTCCCAAGGTTAAACCTTGCTTCTTACTACATCTTCATTGCAGGAGCTGCCATCGCTGCTTCTTCCATGATTTTTAACCAAGTAGACACAGGTTGGACATTCTATACTCCTTACTCTACAGCAAAAACTTCCAATGGGGTGATTTTGCTTGTTTTGGGTGCCTTTACAATGGGTTTTTCTTCCATCCTTACGGGACTAAACTTCATCGTAACCACTCATAAACTGAGAGCTCCTGGAATGACAATGGACAGAATCCCTCTTATGATTTGGGCTTTGTATTCCACTTCTATCATCCAGATCCTTGCAACACCAATCCTTGCGATCACTCTCCTTCTCATTGGAGCAGAGAAAACTCTGGGAGTGGGAATCTTTGATCCAGACTTAGGTGGAGACCCAGTTCTTTTCCAACACTTCTTCTGGTTCTATTCTCACCCTGCGGTTTATATCATGATCCTTCCGGCGATGGGAGTGATCTCTGAACTCATCACTGCGTTCTCCAAAAAAACAATTTTTGGTTACCGTGCGATTGCCTATTCTTCAGTAGCGATTGCAGCAGTATCCTTCCTTGTTTGGGGACACCATATGTTTGTATCCGGTCAGTCTACACTTGCTGGTATCATCTTCTCCATCATCACTATGTTTGTTGGGGTTCCAACAGCAATCAAACTCTTCAACTGGATTTCCACTATGTATCGCGGAACAGTAACCTTCGAAGCTCCAATGCTCTTCGCTCTTGGTTTTATGTTCCTCTTTACCATCGGTGGATTGACAGGGGTATTCCTTGCATCAACTGGTATGGACGTTCACTTCCATGACACTTACTTTGTGGTAGCTCACTTCCACTACGTAATGGTAGGGGGAACGCTTATGGCACTTATGGGCGGTATCTATTACTGGTTCCCAAAAATGTTTGGAAGAATGACTTCTGACCTCGGTGGAAGAATCTCTTGGGTTCTTATCTTTACTGGATTTAACGTAACTTTCTTCCCACAATTTGTTCTCGGTGCAATGGGAATGCCAAGACGTTACTTTGATTACCTTCCTGAATACACAAACCTCAACCAAATCTCTACCGTAGGATCTTGGCTGATTGGTCTTGGATTTTTGGTAGGACTCATCACCATCATTCATGGAATTTTTAAAGGCGAAAAGGCAACTGACAACCCTTGGGGTGCAAAAACGCTCGAATGGCAAACGTCTTCTCCTCCTCCACACGAAAACTTTACAACTACTCCAACAGTAACTGCAGGGCCATATGACTTCCGTTAG
- a CDS encoding TPM domain-containing protein produces MMIKTKPTNSNFKSILSLTNRLFFVFLLLPTVTIIHSFPVPKLERRVMDHAGILSEATKNQLEASLKQFETETSNQIAVYTTPSLHDEVIEDVAIQIFDEWKLGQKSKNNGILLLIAPNERKLRIEVGRGLEGALTDIQAKQIIRNEITPSFKAKDMDGGVTAGVNAIMAAIRGEYAPSEDDVNTSGNDSDEVSSGIVGGIATFFSLFVAGFGGLVVTIIGILFLYPLLVFIFGGTFALIIAIALFFLVIFLKRIFGLGQGGGGSGGYYDGGGWSSGSDSWSSGSSDSWSGGGGDSGGGGSSGDW; encoded by the coding sequence ATGATGATCAAAACAAAACCTACCAACTCAAATTTTAAATCCATTCTCAGTCTAACGAATCGATTGTTTTTCGTTTTTCTCTTGTTACCTACTGTTACAATCATTCATTCTTTTCCTGTTCCCAAACTGGAAAGACGAGTGATGGATCATGCTGGAATTTTATCAGAAGCTACAAAAAATCAATTAGAAGCAAGCCTCAAACAATTTGAAACAGAAACTTCCAATCAAATTGCAGTGTACACAACACCAAGCCTCCATGATGAAGTGATAGAAGATGTAGCCATTCAAATTTTTGATGAATGGAAGTTAGGACAAAAATCCAAAAACAATGGAATTCTTTTACTCATTGCACCTAACGAAAGAAAGTTGCGAATTGAAGTCGGTCGTGGCCTTGAGGGAGCACTCACTGACATTCAGGCCAAACAAATCATTCGTAATGAAATAACACCCAGTTTTAAAGCAAAGGATATGGATGGAGGTGTCACTGCTGGGGTAAATGCCATTATGGCTGCGATTCGCGGAGAATATGCACCTTCGGAAGATGATGTAAATACCTCTGGAAATGATTCGGATGAAGTTTCATCAGGAATTGTTGGTGGAATCGCCACATTTTTTTCTCTGTTTGTAGCTGGCTTTGGTGGTTTAGTAGTCACTATTATTGGGATTCTCTTCCTTTATCCTCTGTTAGTTTTTATCTTTGGAGGGACTTTTGCTCTAATTATCGCAATCGCCCTTTTCTTTTTAGTAATATTTCTAAAAAGAATTTTCGGTCTCGGTCAAGGTGGTGGAGGCTCTGGAGGATACTATGATGGCGGTGGTTGGTCGAGCGGAAGTGATTCCTGGTCATCTGGTTCTAGCGATAGTTGGTCTGGTGGCGGCGGGGATTCCGGCGGCGGCGGATCTTCTGGAGATTGGTAA
- a CDS encoding TPM domain-containing protein, translating to MSILTRYFSKSDLDEIKSAVGVAESKTSAEIVPFFAESSHHYKEWIWFGAFLMGGLFGTIFYLVQRLYGIVWGGESFFSILSVWIGAVLGLGITSFFPKIRINLVSRSAKQYFVELRAKEAFLDEEVFRTKSRTGILIYISLYEHFVRVLPDKEIARVVPKSEWNEAVRLIIEGMKSGKKKEGIVSSILFCGELLNKYNIQREKDDKNEISNEIRDGGKLM from the coding sequence ATGAGTATCCTAACACGTTATTTCTCTAAGTCCGATTTGGATGAAATCAAATCAGCGGTTGGTGTTGCAGAATCAAAAACCTCCGCCGAAATTGTTCCCTTTTTTGCTGAATCTTCACACCACTATAAAGAATGGATCTGGTTCGGAGCCTTTCTGATGGGTGGTTTATTTGGAACTATTTTTTATCTGGTTCAAAGACTGTACGGAATTGTTTGGGGTGGAGAGTCCTTCTTTAGCATTTTATCCGTATGGATTGGCGCAGTCCTTGGGCTAGGTATCACTTCCTTTTTTCCTAAAATCAGAATTAACTTAGTTTCACGAAGCGCCAAACAATACTTTGTCGAACTTAGGGCTAAAGAAGCTTTTTTGGATGAAGAAGTTTTTAGAACCAAAAGTAGAACTGGAATTTTAATTTATATTTCCCTATATGAACATTTTGTCCGAGTATTACCAGACAAAGAAATTGCAAGAGTCGTTCCAAAATCAGAATGGAATGAAGCAGTTCGTCTCATCATTGAAGGGATGAAATCTGGCAAAAAGAAAGAAGGGATTGTTTCTAGTATTCTATTCTGTGGAGAATTACTGAACAAATACAATATCCAAAGAGAAAAAGACGATAAAAACGAAATCTCTAACGAAATCCGTGATGGTGGGAAATTGATGTAA
- a CDS encoding COX15/CtaA family protein, translated as MTLKRFYTILSALILINLLYGPLVRATDSGLACPDWPLCHGKFVPEFTFQIFMEVGHRYYSGVLGILVGIGFVWILRNKDTRNQLGIPATLSLIFLISQVILGGLTVTKLLHPTTVNLHLLNAVLLLSACLTVRLLLTENVSSQFQWKRPGKYFFVFVLTVVLYQLFLGGKVSSHYAGLACPDFPTCYGEWFPEMKGTIRFQMEHRLFGYLAAFSVLSLSAYGILYLKNNHVKKSLKIAAYLISFQILLGAMNVLYQLPKLITGLHTLNGVLVFMFCFIAAFYHFRSEEKEVL; from the coding sequence ATGACACTCAAACGTTTTTACACCATTCTCTCCGCATTAATTCTCATCAATCTCCTCTACGGACCACTCGTAAGAGCAACTGATTCGGGACTCGCATGTCCTGACTGGCCCTTGTGCCACGGGAAATTTGTACCAGAATTTACATTCCAAATTTTTATGGAAGTGGGTCATAGATACTATTCTGGTGTTTTGGGTATCCTTGTTGGAATTGGTTTTGTTTGGATTTTACGAAACAAAGACACTCGAAATCAATTGGGAATCCCGGCTACACTTTCACTGATTTTCCTAATTTCACAAGTGATTCTCGGTGGATTGACTGTAACCAAACTACTCCACCCAACAACCGTTAATTTACATTTACTCAATGCAGTATTACTTCTTTCTGCTTGCCTGACTGTCCGGTTGCTTTTGACAGAGAATGTTTCTTCTCAGTTCCAATGGAAAAGACCAGGAAAATATTTTTTCGTATTTGTACTCACAGTCGTATTGTACCAACTATTTCTTGGCGGAAAGGTGAGTTCTCATTACGCAGGACTTGCATGCCCCGACTTCCCTACTTGTTACGGAGAATGGTTTCCTGAAATGAAAGGCACCATTCGATTCCAGATGGAACATAGACTTTTTGGATACCTTGCCGCCTTCTCTGTATTGTCTTTATCTGCATACGGAATCCTTTACTTAAAAAACAATCACGTGAAAAAATCTTTAAAAATTGCCGCTTATTTGATTTCTTTTCAAATCTTGCTTGGGGCAATGAACGTATTGTATCAACTTCCAAAGTTAATTACCGGCTTACACACATTAAATGGTGTTCTCGTATTTATGTTTTGTTTTATTGCTGCATTTTACCATTTCCGGTCTGAGGAAAAAGAGGTTTTATAA